The following are from one region of the Rhodopirellula sp. P2 genome:
- the ruvA gene encoding Holliday junction branch migration protein RuvA, producing MIVSIAGKLIQVGEISVIIQAAPFDYEVYVGDFTRRQLQNQIGNEVRLHTLDYIEGNAQGGRLTPRLIGFSTLPERQFFDLFCSVDGVGVKKALRAMVRPVKELAVLIEEQDAKTLSALPGIGPATSEKVIAKLRRKMPRFALMVAGGEVADAMQSESPIVTDTYEALVMLGHSEADARKLIDETLATGKKFKDTESLLTAIYQRSK from the coding sequence ATGATCGTTTCGATCGCAGGTAAACTGATCCAAGTGGGCGAGATCAGTGTCATCATCCAGGCGGCCCCGTTTGATTACGAGGTCTACGTGGGCGATTTCACCCGCCGACAATTGCAGAACCAAATCGGCAATGAAGTTCGGCTGCACACGCTGGACTACATCGAAGGCAACGCTCAAGGCGGACGTCTGACGCCACGCTTGATCGGATTCTCAACCCTTCCTGAACGCCAATTCTTTGACCTGTTCTGCAGCGTCGACGGGGTGGGTGTGAAAAAGGCTCTGCGGGCAATGGTTCGCCCTGTCAAAGAGCTGGCAGTGTTGATCGAAGAACAAGACGCGAAAACTCTGTCGGCACTTCCCGGCATTGGACCGGCGACCAGCGAAAAGGTGATCGCCAAACTGCGTCGCAAGATGCCACGATTCGCGTTGATGGTGGCCGGTGGCGAAGTCGCCGATGCAATGCAATCCGAGTCGCCCATTGTGACGGACACCTACGAGGCACTCGTGATGCTGGGCCACAGCGAAGCGGATGCTCGCAAGCTGATCGATGAAACCCTGGCGACCGGCAAAAAGTTCAAAGACACCGAGTCACTGCTCACCGCAATCTATCAGCGGTCGAAGTAA
- the ppnP gene encoding pyrimidine/purine nucleoside phosphorylase, with protein MQVNEYFDGNVTSIAFENGEGRATSGVMLAGEYEFGTSEKELMKIVSGKLEAKLPSEPGYRAYPAGSEFRIDANQKFQVRVLEPTAYLCFYS; from the coding sequence ATGCAAGTCAACGAATACTTCGACGGCAATGTCACTTCCATCGCGTTTGAAAATGGCGAAGGCCGAGCGACATCGGGCGTGATGTTGGCGGGGGAATATGAATTTGGAACCAGCGAAAAGGAATTGATGAAAATCGTTTCCGGCAAACTCGAAGCGAAGCTGCCCAGTGAACCTGGCTACCGGGCTTACCCAGCCGGCTCCGAATTCAGAATCGACGCCAACCAAAAGTTCCAGGTTCGCGTGCTCGAACCCACCGCCTACCTGTGCTTCTACAGCTGA
- a CDS encoding DegT/DnrJ/EryC1/StrS family aminotransferase yields the protein MIWKQKNRHKPSPNLPRHPPLRSTENQLDFPAEESFEASSDGWPAWPPQTPQLTSQIERSVTEALHDGQWGTYPETTAGKGGSPGVYERCRSSVAEAATQWAAPPGVDLFGVPPQVRLCPSGSSAIELALRTLGAGPAGGKQKAATKVILSAYDYPGNFRTVELLGARPVLCDTEPPQATRASCSPAGISPCLTSIERIEAPPESVVLVSHLHGQLVDSLALADLCRQRRWLLIEDACQAIGAGRTQLNATGQMVFVPVGTLADWTTYSFGGSKPLTCGNGGALATEFEGKFQKLKGMVDRPSDAFPLSPLQCAALLPQLSWLTRMNQIRCENAASLSELDWASVGCTAIWNNDPTVVRAPYKFPVLARDAPTRANVLHALRSIQVPCGEGFRAMHRTSDRRSDKPVPLKNAQQLSDALLVIDHRALLAPDVTERIRKCLIEMR from the coding sequence ATGATATGGAAGCAAAAAAATCGCCACAAGCCCAGCCCTAACTTGCCTCGCCATCCTCCTTTGCGTAGCACTGAGAATCAATTGGATTTCCCCGCCGAAGAATCGTTCGAGGCCTCCTCCGATGGGTGGCCGGCTTGGCCGCCCCAAACCCCCCAATTGACCAGCCAGATCGAACGCTCGGTGACGGAAGCTCTCCACGATGGCCAATGGGGCACTTATCCAGAGACAACCGCGGGCAAGGGTGGCTCTCCGGGGGTTTACGAACGATGCCGATCCTCGGTGGCCGAGGCGGCGACCCAGTGGGCAGCCCCCCCAGGAGTCGACTTGTTCGGCGTCCCCCCCCAGGTCCGTTTGTGCCCCTCGGGGTCCTCGGCGATCGAACTTGCCTTGCGAACGTTGGGGGCCGGACCAGCGGGGGGCAAGCAGAAGGCTGCAACGAAAGTGATTTTGTCGGCCTACGATTACCCCGGCAATTTCCGGACGGTCGAATTGCTTGGGGCCCGGCCAGTGCTATGCGACACGGAGCCCCCCCAGGCAACGCGAGCCAGCTGCTCCCCTGCCGGTATCTCTCCATGCTTGACGTCAATCGAGCGCATTGAGGCCCCGCCAGAGTCCGTTGTGCTGGTCTCGCACCTGCACGGCCAGTTGGTGGACTCGCTTGCCCTGGCAGATCTGTGCCGCCAGCGCCGGTGGTTGTTGATCGAGGACGCGTGCCAAGCGATTGGAGCAGGACGAACTCAACTGAACGCGACCGGACAAATGGTGTTTGTGCCCGTCGGGACGCTGGCCGACTGGACCACTTACAGCTTTGGCGGCAGCAAGCCACTGACGTGCGGGAACGGAGGCGCTTTGGCGACTGAATTCGAAGGCAAATTTCAAAAGCTAAAAGGGATGGTGGATCGACCAAGCGATGCGTTCCCTCTGTCCCCACTGCAATGCGCCGCCCTCCTGCCGCAATTGAGTTGGCTGACTCGGATGAACCAAATCCGCTGCGAAAACGCGGCGAGTTTGAGCGAACTGGACTGGGCATCGGTCGGCTGCACCGCGATCTGGAACAACGATCCCACCGTCGTTCGAGCTCCATACAAGTTTCCCGTCTTGGCTCGAGACGCTCCGACACGAGCGAACGTGCTGCACGCTCTGCGTTCCATTCAGGTGCCCTGTGGCGAGGGATTTCGTGCGATGCATCGGACCAGTGACCGCCGGAGCGACAAACCTGTGCCGCTGAAAAACGCACAACAATTGAGCGACGCGTTGCTGGTCATCGACCACCGCGCGCTGCTGGCCCCCGACGTCACCGAACGAATTCGCAAGTGTTTGATTGAAATGCGTTGA
- a CDS encoding ThuA domain-containing protein, whose translation MAATARSADGAEKKILLIAGAPSHGYGDHEHYAGLKVLEQSLQEANPNLQTEVVRGWPKDASKVESADSVVLYSDGQDRHVAFDHRDELRTLLKRGGGLVCLHYATEMKPGESGDDMVELLGGHFEIHYSVNPHWIAKFDSLPEHPITHKVEPFATNDEWYFHLRFSEQGKLTPILQSVAPESTMRREDGAHSGNPHVRKSVAAGEPQTVAWAYEPEFGGRSFGFTGGHHHWNWSHVPLRRLVTNAIRWTAGDDPTQEANSLQPISAEQLLADQDYEPPKDFDLESIAKKFDIPVSGETSKDDAKKKR comes from the coding sequence TTGGCTGCCACAGCAAGATCCGCGGACGGCGCCGAGAAAAAAATCTTGCTCATCGCTGGTGCCCCCAGCCACGGCTACGGTGATCACGAGCACTACGCTGGGCTGAAAGTTCTCGAACAGTCGTTGCAGGAAGCCAATCCAAACCTTCAAACCGAAGTCGTGCGTGGTTGGCCCAAGGACGCTTCCAAGGTGGAATCCGCCGACAGCGTGGTCCTGTACAGCGACGGGCAAGATCGCCATGTCGCGTTTGATCATCGCGATGAATTGCGAACTCTCTTGAAGCGTGGCGGCGGATTGGTGTGCTTGCACTACGCCACTGAAATGAAGCCGGGCGAATCCGGAGATGACATGGTCGAACTGTTGGGTGGGCACTTTGAAATCCATTACAGCGTCAACCCGCACTGGATCGCGAAGTTTGATTCGCTGCCTGAGCACCCGATCACTCACAAGGTCGAACCCTTTGCAACCAATGACGAGTGGTACTTCCACTTGCGATTTTCGGAACAAGGCAAGCTGACCCCCATTTTGCAATCCGTCGCACCAGAGTCGACCATGCGGCGCGAAGATGGCGCTCACAGCGGCAACCCTCACGTTCGAAAATCAGTCGCGGCTGGCGAACCGCAGACCGTTGCCTGGGCCTATGAACCTGAATTCGGCGGCCGTAGCTTTGGCTTCACCGGCGGGCACCATCACTGGAATTGGTCCCATGTTCCATTGCGTCGCTTGGTGACCAACGCGATTCGTTGGACCGCGGGTGACGATCCAACCCAGGAAGCCAACTCGCTTCAACCGATCTCAGCAGAACAACTGTTGGCTGACCAAGACTATGAACCGCCCAAGGACTTCGACCTGGAGTCGATCGCGAAAAAGTTCGACATTCCGGTCAGCGGCGAGACGTCCAAGGACGACGCAAAAAAAAAGCGCTGA
- the yajC gene encoding preprotein translocase subunit YajC — MLPSFDLFLTDLTRQATLLAFQLLAQDAPPAGESSILQRILENPLILPVGVVAIFYVTYFGPERRRRAEEAKMMSALGKNDRVVTIGGIHGTIVSAAPDSDTVTLKIDESGSTRIKVNRSAIVKIVGEPKNKPDNDSSD; from the coding sequence TTGTTGCCTTCTTTCGATCTGTTCTTAACTGATCTGACGCGGCAGGCAACCTTGCTCGCATTTCAGTTGCTGGCACAGGATGCACCGCCTGCTGGAGAATCTTCGATTCTGCAGCGAATTCTCGAAAACCCGTTGATTTTGCCTGTTGGCGTGGTGGCAATCTTCTACGTCACCTACTTCGGACCTGAACGCCGCCGGCGAGCCGAAGAAGCCAAGATGATGTCAGCGCTGGGCAAAAACGATCGCGTGGTCACGATTGGTGGCATCCACGGCACGATCGTTTCCGCAGCACCTGACAGTGACACGGTGACTCTGAAAATTGACGAGAGTGGTTCGACACGCATCAAAGTCAATCGGTCAGCCATCGTCAAAATCGTCGGCGAACCGAAGAACAAACCCGACAACGATTCGTCGGACTGA
- the nusB gene encoding transcription antitermination factor NusB, which yields MIARMSTRRRAREIVLQLLYEADLNDWRDAATSRKFIRSRLQGRKVLTDFASDLLDGTMARRDDIDAKLAKLSTNWALHRMPVTDRNVLRLGAYEILYSGTPGQVAISEALTLAKRYGGENSPRFINGVLDRLFKYHSSPESISS from the coding sequence ATGATCGCTCGCATGTCCACACGTCGACGCGCCCGCGAAATAGTCCTGCAGCTTCTCTACGAAGCCGATCTCAATGATTGGCGTGATGCCGCCACATCACGCAAGTTCATCCGCTCTCGTTTGCAAGGTCGCAAAGTCCTCACCGACTTTGCCTCTGACCTGCTCGATGGCACGATGGCTCGGCGGGATGACATTGATGCCAAGCTCGCCAAGCTTTCCACCAACTGGGCATTGCACCGCATGCCGGTGACCGATCGCAACGTGTTGCGTTTGGGTGCCTACGAGATTCTCTACAGTGGAACGCCTGGGCAAGTGGCGATTTCAGAGGCTCTGACACTGGCGAAACGCTACGGCGGCGAGAACAGCCCGCGGTTTATCAACGGTGTGTTGGATCGGTTGTTCAAGTATCACTCCAGCCCTGAATCCATTTCCTCATGA
- a CDS encoding thioredoxin family protein, with translation MAQSMVAGRSRFCGTGEDRHSVTPRFSQRVFFPIRPAKPCRIIALATLFGLFTTTVQAELPIIGKVASALSSANSNRPRVKEVFSPETPQWHDNFESGWAAARRSGRPMLIFITSEHCRFCDAMKQNTLSDAGIQSRLANGFVPIILRPDTNPEILSRIPVTTYPTTLLAIPRGKVIAHRVGYQPPDRFHELLGLAPSPPN, from the coding sequence ATGGCTCAGTCAATGGTTGCGGGACGCAGCCGTTTTTGCGGAACCGGCGAAGATCGCCACTCGGTGACGCCACGCTTTTCACAGCGTGTTTTCTTTCCGATCCGGCCTGCCAAGCCTTGCCGGATCATTGCTCTGGCCACACTCTTTGGCCTGTTCACCACCACAGTCCAAGCCGAGTTGCCAATCATTGGCAAAGTCGCTTCGGCTCTCTCGTCGGCAAACTCGAATCGCCCGCGAGTCAAGGAAGTCTTTTCACCAGAGACGCCACAGTGGCACGACAACTTTGAATCGGGCTGGGCCGCGGCTCGCCGTTCAGGGCGACCGATGCTGATCTTCATCACGTCGGAGCACTGCCGGTTCTGTGACGCGATGAAACAAAACACGTTGAGCGACGCGGGAATTCAATCTCGACTGGCGAATGGTTTTGTGCCGATTATCCTTCGACCGGACACCAACCCAGAGATTCTGTCGCGAATCCCTGTGACAACGTACCCAACCACATTGCTGGCCATTCCGCGCGGCAAAGTGATCGCTCACCGAGTAGGCTATCAACCACCTGACCGTTTCCACGAACTGTTGGGCCTGGCCCCTTCCCCTCCGAACTGA
- a CDS encoding PVC-type heme-binding CxxCH protein produces MPAEWLFASPLVTTATEGHRVAIEVDLTEVDEVARQKLFLVVSEGNDDYSCDHVAWLAPTLHGAKGTLDLVEHGWVTARAGYGNVRKNANCSGGPVLVENQLAGKAAIGTHAPSIIELDVPPGYDRLTVTGALESGGTNQQGGNHTSVRFAVYAGSPPKNLNEVDGKAAEDQRSPEHAVAGLEVAEGLEVTLMGSEPDLSSLTNLDIDHRGRVWVCDVMNYRRNQGSRPEGDRILILEDTTGDGKLDRVHTYYQGRDIDSAMGICVLGNEVIVSASPTVWKFTDTDGDDIPDSKVAMFTETGQPQHDHSAHSFLFGDDGKLYWNFGNTGTQVKDADGETVIDIHGRAVVDNGKPLYGGMPFRCDLDGSHFEVLAHNFRNNWETTVDSFGALWQSDNDDDGNRGTRINFVMEQGNYGYKDEQTGASWRADRITLEDEIPLQHWHLNDPGVVPNVLQTGAGSPSGICLYEGRLLPERFWDEVIHCDPGPNVVRAYPMMADGAGYSATIEPLITGTTDNWFRPADVCVAPDGSLFVTDWYDPGVGGHHQKDSDRGRLFRVAPPGVKYSVPKFDWTTVEGAIEALQSPNRSARYLAWQTLHAMGKAAEPALHSLYENENPRYRARALWLLGKIEGRGQFYVEQALADDNSDIRCTAIRLCKQLGLSTAEICGDAANDPSPAVRRELAVALRFDESDAMPAVWAKLAIQYDGSDRWMLEALGIASDLRAGDCYAAWMKANHGNWNTPAGRDLVWRLRTDEAAANMVELLASGIPSDEAKRYFRSLEYHSDAVRGVVLRQLLPDENSELVVAPQVLVRTVTRMPDFDPAKFPKTQAAITDYIRSRADKPDFVELVEQFQIMDMDEDLIAAMLRDGDDNLSLSALRLLLKRQDGWNRFVGILAKDSKYDPGQRGRILSLLGSLGNGRAIGLLAQTAGDEEMDYGLRSAAVRAMAKSNGGATELLKMAQQNHLPADTHLLAGGLLGRNANQAIAKRAKKLLPQPAAADNAPLPPLDELVRLSGDAKRGQTIFRGVATCANCHLVDGFGKQVGPDLSEIGSKLSREAMFTSILAPSAGISHNYENMIALTEDGRVVNGVLVSETDDTLVLRTAEAIDLELNQDEIADVKKSEKSIMPENLHHTTDQQGLVDMVEYLMGLKKKS; encoded by the coding sequence GTGCCCGCTGAGTGGTTGTTCGCCAGCCCGTTGGTGACCACCGCGACGGAAGGACATCGAGTGGCGATCGAAGTGGACCTGACCGAGGTCGATGAAGTCGCGCGTCAAAAACTGTTCTTGGTGGTCAGCGAAGGCAACGACGACTACTCGTGTGACCATGTGGCTTGGTTGGCACCGACGCTGCATGGTGCCAAGGGAACACTGGATTTAGTCGAACACGGTTGGGTGACTGCGCGAGCCGGTTACGGCAACGTCCGGAAGAATGCGAATTGCTCGGGTGGCCCGGTGTTGGTTGAAAATCAGCTCGCGGGAAAGGCCGCGATTGGAACGCACGCTCCCAGCATCATCGAATTGGATGTCCCACCTGGTTACGACCGCCTGACCGTGACGGGCGCTCTGGAAAGTGGCGGCACCAACCAGCAGGGCGGCAACCACACCAGCGTCCGGTTTGCTGTTTACGCTGGATCGCCGCCGAAGAATCTCAATGAAGTTGACGGCAAAGCAGCGGAGGACCAACGTTCGCCGGAACACGCCGTGGCGGGACTGGAAGTCGCCGAGGGCTTGGAAGTCACGCTGATGGGCAGCGAGCCGGACCTCTCCAGCCTGACCAACCTCGACATCGATCATCGCGGACGGGTTTGGGTATGCGATGTCATGAACTACCGCCGCAACCAAGGCTCGCGTCCCGAAGGCGATCGGATCTTGATCTTGGAAGACACCACCGGCGACGGAAAACTCGACCGCGTTCACACCTACTACCAAGGCCGTGACATCGACTCGGCGATGGGGATCTGCGTGCTCGGCAACGAGGTCATCGTGTCGGCTTCGCCAACCGTGTGGAAGTTCACCGACACCGACGGCGACGACATCCCCGATTCCAAGGTCGCGATGTTCACCGAAACGGGCCAACCTCAACACGACCACTCGGCCCACTCGTTTCTCTTCGGCGACGACGGCAAACTGTACTGGAACTTCGGCAACACCGGGACGCAGGTCAAAGATGCCGATGGCGAAACGGTGATCGACATCCACGGCCGGGCGGTCGTCGACAACGGCAAGCCGCTGTACGGGGGGATGCCATTTCGATGTGACCTGGATGGTTCCCATTTCGAAGTCCTGGCTCATAACTTTCGTAACAACTGGGAAACCACAGTCGACTCCTTCGGTGCCTTGTGGCAGAGCGACAACGATGACGATGGCAACCGCGGCACACGAATCAACTTCGTGATGGAGCAAGGCAACTACGGTTACAAAGACGAACAAACCGGGGCCTCTTGGCGAGCTGACCGGATCACGTTGGAAGATGAAATCCCGCTTCAACACTGGCACCTGAATGACCCCGGCGTGGTTCCCAACGTGTTGCAAACCGGAGCGGGCTCTCCCAGCGGAATCTGCCTGTACGAAGGACGCTTGTTGCCAGAACGTTTCTGGGACGAGGTCATCCACTGCGACCCGGGCCCCAACGTGGTGCGAGCCTATCCGATGATGGCCGATGGCGCGGGATACTCAGCGACGATCGAACCCTTGATCACCGGCACGACGGACAATTGGTTTCGTCCCGCGGATGTTTGTGTGGCTCCCGATGGATCGCTTTTCGTGACGGATTGGTACGACCCCGGTGTCGGCGGCCACCACCAAAAGGACAGCGACCGCGGACGCCTGTTTCGCGTGGCCCCGCCTGGCGTGAAATACTCCGTGCCGAAGTTTGACTGGACGACCGTCGAAGGTGCCATCGAAGCACTCCAAAGCCCCAACCGCTCGGCTCGCTACCTCGCCTGGCAAACCCTGCACGCGATGGGCAAAGCCGCCGAGCCCGCTTTGCATTCGCTGTACGAAAATGAAAACCCTCGCTACCGGGCTCGTGCTTTGTGGTTGCTCGGCAAGATCGAAGGTCGCGGGCAATTCTACGTCGAGCAAGCCTTGGCCGACGACAACTCTGACATCCGATGCACGGCGATTCGGCTGTGCAAACAACTCGGTCTTTCAACCGCAGAAATTTGTGGCGATGCTGCCAACGATCCCTCGCCCGCGGTCCGCCGTGAACTGGCCGTTGCCTTGCGATTCGATGAGTCCGACGCGATGCCAGCGGTTTGGGCGAAGCTTGCGATCCAGTACGACGGCAGCGACCGTTGGATGCTGGAGGCGTTGGGGATCGCCAGCGACTTGCGAGCGGGCGATTGCTACGCGGCTTGGATGAAAGCCAACCACGGCAACTGGAACACGCCCGCGGGACGCGACCTTGTCTGGCGTCTGCGTACGGATGAAGCGGCGGCCAACATGGTTGAACTGCTAGCCAGTGGCATACCAAGCGACGAAGCCAAACGTTACTTCCGGTCACTGGAATACCACTCCGATGCCGTGCGTGGAGTGGTGCTGCGTCAGTTGTTGCCCGATGAAAACAGTGAGCTTGTCGTTGCCCCTCAAGTCCTCGTCCGCACGGTCACGCGAATGCCCGATTTCGATCCGGCGAAGTTCCCCAAGACCCAAGCAGCGATCACAGATTACATTCGCAGTCGCGCCGACAAGCCCGACTTTGTCGAACTGGTTGAGCAGTTTCAGATCATGGACATGGATGAAGATCTGATTGCCGCGATGCTCCGAGACGGCGATGACAACCTGTCGCTTTCCGCCTTGCGTTTGCTGTTGAAACGCCAGGACGGCTGGAACCGTTTCGTCGGCATCTTGGCGAAGGATTCGAAGTACGATCCCGGCCAACGAGGCCGAATCCTTTCGCTGCTCGGCTCACTGGGCAACGGACGCGCAATCGGATTGCTGGCCCAGACCGCCGGTGACGAGGAGATGGATTACGGTTTGCGAAGCGCCGCGGTCCGTGCAATGGCAAAGTCCAACGGAGGCGCAACAGAGTTGCTGAAGATGGCTCAGCAGAATCACCTTCCGGCGGACACGCATTTGCTGGCGGGCGGACTGCTTGGCCGCAACGCCAACCAGGCGATTGCCAAACGAGCCAAGAAGTTGCTGCCTCAACCCGCCGCAGCAGACAACGCTCCGCTTCCTCCACTGGATGAACTGGTGCGTCTCAGCGGCGATGCAAAAAGAGGACAGACCATCTTCCGTGGCGTCGCGACCTGTGCGAACTGTCACCTGGTCGATGGGTTTGGGAAACAGGTCGGCCCAGACCTGTCCGAGATCGGGTCCAAGCTTTCTCGCGAAGCCATGTTCACATCGATTCTGGCCCCCAGTGCTGGCATCAGTCACAACTACGAGAACATGATCGCGTTGACCGAGGATGGCCGCGTCGTCAACGGCGTGCTGGTCTCGGAGACCGACGACACACTTGTGTTGCGAACCGCGGAAGCCATCGACTTGGAATTGAACCAAGACGAAATCGCTGACGTTAAAAAGAGCGAGAAGTCGATCATGCCCGAGAACTTGCACCACACCACCGACCAACAGGGGCTGGTGGATATGGTCGAGTATCTGATGGGGCTGAAAAAGAAGTCGTAA
- a CDS encoding HesB/IscA family protein — protein MAIKLTERAAEEVMRFRKEHNFDDSMLLRIGVAGGGCSGFNYTLNFDDSFDMKADSKYDCHGVSVVVDKKSSLYLDGTEVDWYDSLEKQGFTFNNPNAVKSCGCGSSFQA, from the coding sequence ATGGCAATCAAATTGACTGAACGCGCGGCCGAAGAAGTCATGCGTTTTCGCAAGGAACACAACTTCGACGATTCGATGCTGTTGAGGATTGGTGTCGCTGGTGGTGGTTGCAGCGGATTCAACTACACGCTGAACTTCGACGACAGCTTTGACATGAAAGCCGACTCGAAATACGACTGTCACGGCGTCAGCGTCGTCGTCGACAAAAAGAGCTCGCTGTACCTCGATGGAACCGAAGTCGACTGGTACGACAGCCTCGAAAAGCAAGGCTTCACTTTCAACAACCCCAACGCTGTGAAAAGCTGCGGTTGCGGAAGCTCGTTCCAAGCCTGA
- a CDS encoding Gfo/Idh/MocA family protein has product MTDSLASRGGRCASADRRSFLKRSTLAAASVMVVSPHVLGGPGKTPPSDQFRFAQIGVGGQGARDVRRMIHAGGTPVALCDVDVQRAGKTFCQHPDVERFTDYRVMLEEFDKEFDAVVISTPDHTHAAIGLAAMRHGKHVYLQCPMARTFDEVRRLQAAAKDSGLAVQVGNQGHSSLHMRAFEDFIQRGVLGEIQSVHCWTDRPEWPQGMATTPVSTAPPISLDWDLWLGPVADRPFCKGYLPVAWRGWWDFGTGALGDMGCHLLDPAFTALRLKLPRTVTADCETAASISYPVWSQIQMEFEATEVCPKGLKLTWDDGGKQPETPTIIADEASGEPGYSAGGSGCMIVGDKMTLVGSTLANEPDQMPQIIAVASEDDNELADARQAARARVEQLSAEGSETSRSHYERWIQAAREGKSDSLASDLQTAGTMTQASLLGCIATRFPGQALRWDEAKQQFAGSGEANSFLSFEPREGHSYEA; this is encoded by the coding sequence ATGACCGATTCTTTGGCCAGCCGGGGTGGACGCTGCGCGTCCGCCGACCGTCGCTCTTTTCTGAAACGTTCGACGCTCGCTGCAGCGTCCGTGATGGTTGTCTCCCCCCATGTTTTGGGTGGTCCCGGCAAGACACCTCCCAGCGATCAATTTCGATTTGCCCAGATCGGTGTGGGTGGGCAGGGGGCCCGCGACGTTCGCCGAATGATCCATGCCGGTGGAACCCCCGTGGCGCTCTGCGATGTGGATGTGCAAAGAGCTGGCAAAACGTTCTGTCAGCACCCTGATGTCGAACGGTTCACGGACTATCGAGTCATGCTCGAAGAGTTCGACAAAGAATTCGATGCGGTCGTCATCAGCACGCCGGACCACACGCATGCGGCCATCGGTTTGGCAGCGATGCGGCATGGCAAGCACGTCTACTTGCAATGTCCGATGGCTCGCACGTTTGATGAAGTCCGAAGGTTGCAAGCTGCCGCCAAGGATTCCGGATTGGCAGTTCAAGTTGGTAACCAGGGTCACTCCAGCCTTCATATGCGAGCCTTCGAGGATTTCATTCAGCGCGGTGTGCTGGGTGAGATCCAGTCGGTTCACTGTTGGACAGACCGCCCCGAATGGCCGCAAGGAATGGCGACGACTCCGGTTTCGACTGCGCCCCCCATTTCGCTGGACTGGGACCTGTGGCTCGGCCCGGTCGCGGATCGTCCGTTCTGCAAAGGCTACCTGCCCGTGGCCTGGCGCGGCTGGTGGGACTTCGGCACCGGTGCGCTCGGCGACATGGGGTGCCATTTGCTCGATCCCGCCTTCACGGCTCTGCGGCTGAAATTGCCGCGAACAGTCACGGCCGATTGTGAAACGGCGGCGTCGATTTCTTATCCGGTTTGGTCCCAAATCCAAATGGAATTTGAGGCCACCGAAGTCTGCCCCAAAGGATTGAAGTTGACCTGGGACGACGGAGGCAAACAGCCCGAGACGCCGACCATCATCGCCGATGAAGCCAGTGGCGAGCCAGGTTACTCGGCCGGCGGCAGCGGCTGCATGATTGTGGGTGACAAGATGACGCTCGTCGGATCGACGCTGGCGAATGAGCCCGATCAAATGCCACAGATCATCGCCGTCGCCAGCGAAGACGACAACGAACTCGCCGACGCACGGCAAGCTGCCCGGGCACGAGTGGAGCAACTGTCTGCCGAAGGCAGCGAGACATCGAGGTCTCACTATGAACGCTGGATCCAAGCCGCCCGCGAAGGCAAGTCGGATTCATTGGCCAGCGATCTGCAAACGGCCGGCACCATGACACAGGCGTCCCTGCTGGGCTGCATCGCGACCCGTTTTCCTGGTCAGGCACTCCGTTGGGATGAAGCCAAGCAGCAATTCGCTGGCTCCGGCGAGGCCAATTCATTCCTGAGCTTCGAACCTCGCGAAGGCCATTCCTACGAAGCCTGA